In Mongoliitalea daihaiensis, one DNA window encodes the following:
- a CDS encoding sodium-translocating pyrophosphatase, with product MEQMFIYIVPLLGIIGLVVMAIKSAWVTKQEAGDENMTELAGHIAKGAMAFLKAEWKVLTYFVVIAGILLGWSGTLIETSSPVIAISFLIGAVLSAFAGYLGMNIATKANVRTTQAAKSSLKNALHVSFTGGTVMGLGVAGLAVFGMGSLFILFYNMFVVSTGGDVNGAAMETALEVLAGFSLGAESIALFARVGGGIYTKAADVGADLVGKVEAGIPEDDVRNPATIADNVGDNVGDVAGMGADLFGSYVATILASMVLGREIVSDDNFGGIAPVLLPLVIAGMGLIFSIVGTVFVRINKDTDSVQTALNKGNWISILLTVAASYPLIMYMLPEGQLVLSRGGSIEFTKMGVFGAVVIGLIVGALMSMITEYYTAMGKRPVNSIIKQSSTGHATNIIGGLAVGMESTVLPILVLAGGIYGSFLAAGLYGVAIAAAGMMATTAMQLAIDAFGPIADNAGGIAEMSGLPKEVRERTDILDAVGNTTAATGKGFAIASAALTALALFAAYVGIAGIDSIDIYKADVLAGLFVGAMIPFIFSSLAIAAVGRAAMDMVNEVRRQFREIPGIMEYKNKPEYEKCVEISTKASIREMVAPGAIALISPMIVGFAFGAEVLGGLLAGITVSGVLMGIFQNNAGGAWDNAKKSFEKGVMIDGVMQYKGSDAHKASVTGDTVGDPFKDTSGPSMNILIKLTSIVALVIAPHISERPHGTQALQEQVEIKKEITYVDGKKIEKIEKIVITN from the coding sequence GGGGATGAAAATATGACAGAATTGGCGGGGCACATCGCTAAGGGGGCTATGGCTTTTTTGAAAGCTGAATGGAAAGTCCTCACATATTTTGTAGTGATCGCAGGTATTTTGCTCGGATGGTCAGGTACTTTGATTGAAACTTCCTCGCCAGTCATTGCTATCTCCTTTTTGATTGGAGCAGTACTTTCTGCATTTGCTGGCTATTTAGGGATGAATATCGCTACCAAAGCCAATGTAAGAACCACTCAAGCAGCCAAAAGCAGTTTAAAAAATGCATTGCATGTCTCCTTTACAGGAGGGACTGTGATGGGGCTAGGTGTGGCTGGATTGGCAGTATTTGGTATGGGATCATTATTTATCCTTTTTTACAACATGTTTGTCGTCTCCACAGGAGGAGACGTGAATGGTGCAGCCATGGAAACAGCCTTAGAAGTGTTGGCTGGTTTTTCCTTAGGAGCGGAATCCATCGCATTGTTTGCCCGTGTTGGTGGAGGTATTTACACCAAAGCAGCGGATGTAGGTGCGGATTTGGTTGGAAAAGTAGAAGCGGGTATTCCAGAAGATGATGTCCGTAATCCGGCTACCATTGCTGATAACGTAGGTGATAACGTAGGAGATGTAGCTGGTATGGGGGCTGATTTATTTGGTTCCTATGTGGCTACCATTTTGGCTTCCATGGTTTTAGGAAGAGAGATTGTATCTGATGATAATTTTGGTGGAATAGCTCCTGTCCTGTTGCCGTTGGTGATCGCTGGTATGGGTTTGATTTTCTCCATTGTAGGAACTGTATTTGTAAGAATTAATAAGGATACAGATTCTGTACAGACAGCTTTGAATAAAGGAAACTGGATTTCCATCTTATTGACCGTGGCGGCTTCATATCCGCTAATCATGTATATGTTACCCGAGGGTCAGTTGGTGCTTTCCAGAGGTGGTTCCATTGAATTTACCAAAATGGGTGTTTTTGGAGCGGTGGTGATCGGCTTGATTGTCGGAGCACTGATGAGTATGATTACGGAATACTATACAGCGATGGGCAAGCGCCCGGTGAATTCCATTATCAAGCAGTCTTCTACAGGTCATGCAACCAATATCATTGGTGGTCTTGCTGTAGGGATGGAGTCTACAGTGTTGCCAATTTTAGTGTTGGCAGGTGGTATTTATGGATCTTTCTTGGCCGCAGGATTATACGGTGTAGCTATTGCGGCTGCCGGTATGATGGCCACGACGGCCATGCAGCTTGCGATTGATGCCTTTGGGCCTATTGCAGATAATGCTGGAGGTATTGCAGAAATGTCCGGTCTACCGAAAGAAGTGCGCGAACGTACAGATATTTTGGATGCTGTAGGAAACACCACAGCCGCAACGGGTAAAGGCTTTGCAATTGCTTCTGCCGCTTTGACAGCTTTGGCATTATTTGCTGCTTATGTAGGAATTGCAGGCATTGATTCGATTGATATTTACAAAGCAGATGTATTGGCAGGCTTGTTTGTGGGAGCGATGATTCCATTTATTTTCTCTTCTTTAGCCATTGCAGCTGTGGGCCGCGCAGCTATGGATATGGTCAATGAGGTAAGAAGACAGTTCCGGGAAATTCCAGGCATCATGGAGTATAAAAACAAGCCTGAATATGAAAAATGTGTTGAGATTTCTACGAAAGCATCCATTCGTGAAATGGTAGCACCAGGTGCGATAGCCCTTATTTCTCCGATGATTGTAGGTTTTGCCTTTGGTGCAGAAGTATTGGGTGGTTTGTTGGCGGGTATCACTGTTTCCGGTGTATTGATGGGGATTTTCCAAAACAATGCTGGTGGCGCTTGGGACAATGCCAAGAAGTCCTTCGAAAAAGGAGTAATGATCGATGGCGTGATGCAATATAAAGGTTCAGATGCCCACAAAGCTTCTGTTACAGGAGATACCGTAGGAGATCCTTTCAAGGATACTTCTGGTCCATCTATGAATATCCTGATCAAATTGACATCCATTGTGGCTTTGGTAATTGCACCACATATTTCAGAAAGGCCTCATGGTACACAGGCCTTGCAAGAACAGGTTGAAATCAAAAAAGAAATAACCTACGTAGATGGGAAAAAAATTGAGAAGATAGAAAAGATTGTCATTACAAACTAA